A DNA window from Bos javanicus breed banteng chromosome 10, ARS-OSU_banteng_1.0, whole genome shotgun sequence contains the following coding sequences:
- the PNP gene encoding purine nucleoside phosphorylase encodes MSQRGANSRWVGNTLLLEPAQLSGADINREGPTHREGVFGTMANGYTYEDYQETAKWLLSHTEQRPQVAVICGSGLGGLVNKLTQAQTFDYSEIPNFPESTVPGHAGRLVFGILNGRACVMMQGRFHMYEGYPFWKVTFPIRVFRLLGVETLVVTNAAGGLNPNFEVGDIMLIRDHINLPGFSGENPLRGPNEERFGVRFPAMSDAYDRDMRQKAHSTWKQMGEQRELQEGTYVMLGGPNYETVAECRLLRNLGADAVGMSTVPEVIVARHCGLRVFGFSLITNKVIMDYESQGKANHEEVLEAGKQAAQKLERFVSLLMPSIPVPGHTG; translated from the exons ATGAGCCAGCGCGGTGCAAACAGTCGCTGGGTGGGTAACACTCTGTTACTGGAGCCAGCTCAGCTCAGCGGAGCAGATATAAACCGAGAAGGGCCAACTCATCGAGAGGGCGTCTTCGGGACCATGGCGAATGG ATATACATATGAAGATTATCAAGAGACTGCAAAATGGCTTTTGTCTCATACCGAACAGCGACCTCAAGTGGCAGTGATCTGTGGTTCTGGGTTAGGAGGTCTGGTTAACAAATTGACTCAAGCCCAGACCTTTGACTACAGTGAAATACCAAACTTTCCAGAAAGTACAG TGCCAGGTCATGCTGGTCGACTGGTGTTTGGGATCTTGAATGGCAGAGCCTGTGTGATGATGCAGGGCAGGTTCCACATGTATGAAGGCTACCCGTTCTGGAAG GTGACATTCCCAATAAGGGTTTTCCGGCTTCTGGGTGTGGAGACCCTAGTGGTCACCAACGCAGCTGGAGGGCTCAACCCCAACTTTGAGGTTGGCGATATCATGCTGATCCGTGATCACATCAACCTACCTGGTTTCAGTGGTGAGAACCCTCTCAGAGGGCCCAATGAGGAAAG GTTTGGAGTTCGTTTCCCTGCCATGTCTGATGCCTACGACCGGGATATGAGGCAGAAAGCTCACAGTACCTGGAAACAAATGGGGGAGCAAAGAGAGTTACAGGAAGGCACCTACGTGATGTTGGGGGGCCCCAATTATGAGACTGTGGCAGAGTGTCGCCTGCTGCGGAATCTAGGGGCGGATGCTGTTG GCATGAGCACAGTACCAGAAGTTATAGTCGCAAGACACTGTGGACTTCGAGTCTTTGGCTTCTCACTCATCACAAACAAGGTCATCATGGATTATGAAAGCCAGGGGAAGGCCAATCATGAGGAAGTACTAGAGGCTGGGAAGCAAGCTGCACAGAAATTAGAGCGGTTTGTCTCCCTTCTTATGCCTAGCATTCCAGTGCCAGGGCACACCGGTTAA